One Anguilla rostrata isolate EN2019 chromosome 15, ASM1855537v3, whole genome shotgun sequence genomic window, gtgtttgtgtgcgtgtgagtgtgtggttgcaTATGTTTAGGataaatttcatttcatataatcttcattttttcactgtttcGTTGAAAATGGGAGTGCGGTGTGCTGGGTGAACGGCCGGTGGAAATCTTGAGCCGAGCTACGCCGCCGACGTTCGGTCAGAGATGTGGTTGCAGTCgggggggggtcaaaggtcattatTGCTGGGAGAGCAGGGCGCTCCGGttggctttcattttctctAGTCGTTTGACCAGGTGGCTGTTGCTGGCCTCCAGCTCGTCGAGCTTGTCAAGCGCTGACCGCAGCTGTGCCCGGGAAAAAAAGGGTAGACTGGCGTGAGAAAATcaaatccaatccaatccaatcaaatcaaatgtatttgtatagccCACTTTACAAATATTTGTCACGATACACTTTGCAATGGACACATAAGCTAGCCtatggtggtggtggagaaGAAAAACTCCCCAGGTGGGACCAAAGGACCAGCCAAAAATGGGAGAAAAGTAAAGAAAGGAATCCTGTGCCTCTGTGGGATGTTTGCCTacctctctctgcagcctgcGCTTCTCAGCTTTCAGCTCGTCCTCAACTTTCTCCGCGTTCTCAGAGGCAGACTTGTAGCGTGTCACTTGACCTTCCAACCGTATAACCTGCAGTGACAAGAAGAGAAGGCAGTCCAGTGTGAACTTAGCGGCAGATGCAGTGTAACTTAAATTCAATCATCCTGAACTCTGTACTTACGTTCTGCTCCAAAGCTGTCACCTCCTGCTCTGATTTGACAAGTTTAAACTTGAGGTCACTAATTTGCCTGTTAGCATCTCCTGTGAAGGGGGAAATGTTGGATGTTAGATACAAAAAGGCTGTGCAATACGTTAGTCTTTTAAGTACCTCTTCAACTGAATAGCCCCTTTTAAAGAAAGCAAAGTCTGATAATGAGGTGTGCATCTTTTGATTAAATATACTACAATACAAGTTCCTCTCCATTCCAATCAATAGATATTTATTGTCTTCCAGGGGTGATTTGGTGGCAGCAAAGAAAACGACAGatacacaaagatacacagGACACAACAGACATGGGGAGGGATTTCATGGCCATGAGCATTTCTGATTGTAACTTATATACAGTATCTGCAGCACAGGCCCAGGCGCACGTTAGCGTGGCTTACTTTGGACATCCAGGATGAGTGGGTCGGTGCCGTTCTCCAGGACCTCGCCCTCGGGGCTGGCGCCCTCCTGCGTGCCattcttctgcttctgctccagctgagCCTTCAGCCTCTTCACCTGTGCGGGGCAGACGGGTGGGTCCCCCCCGATTCAGCTCGGGCCACTGCTCCGACCTCAGCCCAAATCACGGTTTAACCAAGGCCCCCGCTCTGACCGTTCAACGGCCCATCGCAGATCAGCTGACTGCTCGGTTTGACAGGTCAGCTGAGCTGCCTGACAGCTCAACACAGCTGTACACTCTGCTATAGGTCCTCCAGGTGCTCAGGATTTTGAGCTTAAAGCAAGATAAATCACAGAAATGTGTGAAGCACAGCTGCGACAGCCAGGCTTACCTGTTCCATCAAAGTCTCCCTCTCATCCACCAGCTTTCTCAGGCGAATCTCTGCAAGAGAAACATTGAAGATGAAATGGCGGTTTGGGATATAAGGCATGAATCAGAACTTATAATATAAGACTCTGGTCTTACAGAAAGATTAGTACAAAGGCTTGGTAGGGTAAGATTTTGTCAATGGTACAACTTTTTGGTGCAGCAAAGGGttatgctgttttgtttgtaatattacatttaaggTAATATTACTTACTGTAGCAAACAGACAATAGAAACTTTGGCCattgaattatttcatttacaaatttAAGGTCCAAGATAGAATGAAAACTCTTTTCCAGAGCTTTGTCTTCATCAAAACATTGAAATACAAACCACTCATCATTCTttgctgagaaaaaaacagtccattATGATCAaagcataaatgtaaaaaagtcaAATGTTAACATACCAGGGAGAGGAGCCAGAATGGTGGGTAAGGGGCTGGGTCAGGGTAGGAGGGGTTTATGTCACATGAGGCATGCAAATGAGCTGATATCCTCTACTGTAGGTTAGCATGCAGACTGTGGAGTGAAGACACAACTACAAAAACCCAATTGTTGTGCTGCTGACATCACACTCGCTTACTCgcttaccctctctctctctctcacacacacacacacacacacacacacacacacacacacacacacacacaaagaatggAATTCTCTCTTAATACTTATTTCTCCATGGCTGTAAGATTAGactgatacattttttgatacaaaaaataaacattagcaCATACCTTAATTTATCTGAGCAAAAAGCTAGGTAAAGTGTAATCAGTAGCTGTTCATTATAAGctgtaaattattaaattttaaatgctgtaaCTGCTACAAAATTCCAAAGGAGTAATATCTTTTTTATATCaaaatttaaatcattttaatttgagcATACATAAATGCTGTAGCAGTCATTTCATATGGTGATGCAAGCTTTCAATTTgacatgcattaaaaatattaaattacaatCAACAAAACATCATGTATTGCATCAGTGTTCATTTTATGTGCTCATAGTCATCATATTACTTTAAGATGGTACTGTATCATAAATTGCACTACAGAATATCATAAGTTATGCAAGTGTGCATTTTCTTAATCAGCATACATCACATGTTCACAGCaggcatatactgtatttgATATCAGAACTGCAACATACATACAACCAGTTTACATAGGGGAATGTGTTAAGCTTGGCATATTGCAGACATCTTACCCATGCATTGTTTCATCTCACCTCTACTCAAGTCAATGTGCAAGTAGTATTAAAATGAGTAATATTTAGTCACTGCTTCAGTCTTCCAAGGCTTATGAAGAAAAAGAATGGGCATGCGAGGACACAAGTGTATTGGCTGAATTGGGTGAGGCAATACACTAAATGTCCAGCAGGTGGTGAAACTGAGCATCTAAGAGAGCCAGGCAACATCTCAGCCAATCTCAAATTTGGTCTGAAGCTCTGTTGCAGGAAAGAAATGCCTGCAACAGTTCATGACGTCCATTTTATTCTATAAGCCTTTTAAGTTCACGGTCAGTAATATTTTGATAGCTAAAAACCCCTGACATGTGTTCAATGTCTTACTCAAATGCCATATAAGGAAAAAGGCTGCAATGGAGCTTCATAATCTCCACCAAGACCAGGACTCAGTCTCAGTCTTCAAATTTTATTAATCATAGAACTTTGTTCTTTACACCTATCACTCGCAAAATGTGACACCCCTTGGCATGTctgtacagcacattttatacaaaaacacatcaagggccatcaaagacaaaaaaccctttatgctttatttcatcataaatatataattcttGCACAGGaaaaagaatgcatttcaggCAGGTACAGCTTTGTCAAAGTATAAGAAAGCACTTTATGTGACCAGTGACCCTTCTTGGCAACCTATCTGCATCAATGCCCAGATGTAagcttgaaaaaacaaaatttaatacTGCTTCAGTCAAAGAGAAGTGAGTCCCGGTTTATAATTTAGTAACTTTACCAGAGAACAAAAAATCCAAACTAACCACAGAACAGCTTTTTTATGGTTCATATGTTCAAGAGCATTAAGAATCCAATTGTATATGGTGTTGCATGCTCACTATGAAgctaaacaaaaacatgacatACTGCTTTAAAGATTCTCTCTGATAGTGACCACTCACAGAACATTAGGATGGTTCTACATGGGGATGCCCCATATTCTGAAATCAGTCCAGAAatcagaaatatgtatttttgaaagttttaaagTGTATTACGTTTTACTTTTGTCCTTTTACCATAAAGCAATTCTTTTCTAAAGAGGCTTTGGTACATGACATGGAATGACACTGTTCTTCACACTCTATTAAGCAGGAGTATAGTTAACTGAATAAGCTATTCTCCAATACTCAGTAGTGTTCTTTCTTGCAGTCACTGAATACTAAGAGCGTTTCAAAATACTGCTCATAGTCTAGAGATCTCTTTAACTTAGAACTTTGTAGGCTATTTTTGAGGTGAGTTATCTGTTAATTGCCTATTTAAATGATTATACTTTTAGAATTAGTTCATTTCAGTTGGTGAAATAAGCACTGCAGCCGTAATTCACAGCAGAAAGAATATCTCAAACTTAATGACGACTGAAACAAAACCAAGTGACTAAAATGTTATTTGCTGATAATTGATTTACAGATTTAAACATTTGCAAACTGCATATATCATCATTTATCAACAACTGGAAATAACCATACAATTGACAAGAATAACCTAACCTAGATaaccaatataaaaaaataaatacaccttCTGTTGTATACTATCCTTACTGTAAACTATAAGCCAAAATACAATTACTGTGTGattaaattaaagtattttaaatttaaccaaTTTTACATCTTCATGTAAATATTCATGAGAAATAATCAGATACATTTAAGAGGATTTTCTGCACAGCATATTGCCTCATCAATGTCATGAATATTCCTGGCACAAATGTAcaatttcttggaaaaaaaattaaagagggAAATCAAAGTGAATAACGTCAGGCTCAGAATTGCACTTCTTAGTGCAGCTATCCTTTTTGTTAAAGTGTTACTAAATATCAAACAGGAACTGAATGCAATACTTCCTGCAAGAAGTAAAGGGGTAcaatcaaaacaacattttctgtaaaacacCTGACAATACAAGGGTTTAAGGATAACCTAAAGCAACTAATAGTAATAATGGATAATTGCAATTCATTGAAACAGTTCTGATAATTGTAAACACGTTGTGGTGGATATGCTGCTATTGTAAGTGTGTCCAACAAGGACACACTACATTCAGTGTAACATTATAAGCCCCTATTAAAACACATATACTAAAATAAGCATGAAATTGCCATATTATAAATCACTCCTTCTTAACTGCAGTGCATACTATGTAAAAACATGAagttaaaaacatgaaaacatgttttatgcCACCCACCATAAAGCCCATCTTTCCATAGAAAACTTTCTTTGATAGGTTCAGAGCCAAGAATGTTTTATGTATGCTTTAAGACGACTATGAATTAGACTTGACATGTGACATCCTAGAGTATCAGTGATCTAAGAAGGATCAGGCTTGTAGGACTAAGACATGCGACAGTCTTCTTTGCCTTTACCCTTGCCTTTCTTATTGCTCTTGGATGAATCTCTCCTGCCATTTTGTTCGTTGGTCTGTGATACACTTTCCTCCGTTTCCTGGCTGGCCGTTCTCTGCGTGACATTTCTCTCTGCTGCAGTCGTACATGTCCCTTCCTCAAATACGTCCTCTCCTGGTTGAGTCTCATTTTGCACTTTATCAACCTGCGCTGTGTCCGGCTCGTATCTTGGCTCTTCAGATTTGGTCAAGTGGGCCTCCACATTATCTTGGGTCTCGTTTTGGTCGGTCCCCGCTTGGGGTTCGGCCTTGCTGCCATCCTCCTGTTCTCCCCCACCTTCTGTGGGTGTTGATCCTGCTCCTTCATCCTCATGGGTCCCTCCTCCTGAGACCAAATTTGCTGACACTTCAAGATCatcctcaaattcaaatgattcTCCTTCCTCATTTTCATCCTCCTCCTTGTGGTTGTCCACCTCCTCCTGGGGCAGAGGCTCAACCTCATCCAGCTTTTCTTCTACCACCAATGTGTCTTCCTCTTCTTTGGATAGGCCCTCATCTATCATGCTGTCTACCTGCTGCTGGTCAGCAGAttccccactctctcttcctGAGTCCTGGCTATTTGTTTCAGTGCTGGAAGTGCCCAGTCCTTCAGCATCATCACAGTGTTCTTTCCCAGGGCAATTCCCATCTTCTGTgatcccctgccccccttctgTAGATTCTTCTCCGTGTCCcatactgccctctggtggtacGTTTACACTGGCATCCTCTTCTGGTATTGCCATATTCTCTGACTCTTCCGTCTCTTGCTCCACAGAGTTGTCTATGGATGGCTGCTTTTCTCCAGGAAAGTCAGGTGAATCAGTCAGCTCATCCTGCATCAGTGATTCAGCCTCCTTACAGCTGTCAAGGTCTTCAGTTGCTCCTGTCTCAGATGGTGCGGCAGCCAGTTCTTCCGTTTCTGAGGATGGACTTAAGAGTACACATTCCTGGGTGCCTTgattctccacactttcctgtGATGGTGCTTTTACACTGGGGTCCTCTTCTGGTATCGCTATGTTCTCTGGCTCTTCCCTCTCTAGCTCCACAGAGTTGTCCACAGATGGCTGCTTTTCTTCAAGAATGTTGAGTGGGTCAGTCGGTTCATCCTGCAACAGTGATTCGGCCTCCTCACAGCTGTCAATGTCTTCAGTTGTCCCTGTCTCAGGTGGTGCAGCAGCCAGGTCTTCAGTTTCTATGGATAGACTTGAGGGCACATATTCCTGGGTGCCCTGGCTCCCCTGAGGTTGCACCTtgttcctgtctgtgcctgtctccATTTCCTCCAAGCTTTGCTCTTGGGCAGAGCCTAAGTTAACACAATCTGCAATATATGTAGTCAGGTCAGATTCAGATTTACCTGCATTTTCAACCTCCTGGTCAAGCGCACTTTCACCCTTGAGGTCATCTGTGTTCTCAAGCTTTGGGTTTGGTTCATTTGCAGCCACTGGGTCACCAGTCTTGCCGGCCTCTGCCTCTTGAGTTTCAGGGCTTTGTTCTTCCTTCACCTCTTCTGTGTCATTTCTTGTCTGAGTTTCCACCTGAGAAGCAGGCCCTGACAGCTGAGTGTCCTCCACCTTCTCAAACCCGTCGGCATTATCAGCACCAGCTGCGGACATGGGACAGCCCTCCAGAGGCTtgactttctctgtttttgccAAGATTTCGACTGCCTCATTATTAGCCCGTTCTCCTTCAAAGAGTGAGGGTTTGTTCTCTCTATTAGTCATGGTATCATCCTCCAAGCCTTCCGGTAGAGTGCTGGTCTCAGATTTCTCCCCTTTTTCTGATGTGAGGTGCTCCCTGCTGGATATCTCAGCTTGCTCTACTAACTCTTCCACTGTACTTACGCTGCTCTCCGGCATGTCCCCATCATCGTCATCTGGTTTTTCACATTCTTTGGAGCTGCTCTCATGCACTCCACCTTTCTTgcctttcttcttcctcttttttttcttttttcctgaggCGCCACTTCGATCTTGTTGCGGTGTATTCGTGGCCGTCTGTGCAGGGGGTTCTTCTGCTTTCTGTTGGCTCTGTTGAGCTGTCGGAGGATGAGGCAAGCCTGTGGTCAAAGAGTCACCTGACTGAGCTTTGTCCTGATCAGCGCCATTGAGTTGCTTTGAATCCATGGCAAAAGTCCCTGGTCCTTGTTCCATATTGGGGACCTCTGTTGAGCCAGGATCCTTTGCGGCCAAACTTGAACACTTCTCGTCATCCTCACCACTCTTCATGTCCCCAAACTCACCCATTTTAGCTGATTTCAAAACTTTTTCTGCCCCATCTCTGTCTCTAAACTCCTCTATCTCACTTCCCTGTTCTGGGCTGAGATGGTTGGTTTCTAGCCATTCGGCTGTGTCTTTGCTGTCATTCTTGTGGCACTCCAGTGCACTGCTCTCTGCAGCGTTTTCCAACATGTCTTCAATTTGGATGGATCCATCCACACATGATTCTGTATTTTCAAAGCCCTCTTTGAAATCCCCCTGTGCTGCATCTTGTACTGCATTTAGATTTTCATACGCTACTTCGTCCTTTGATTTTTCCTGTACAAGGGCTTCACTAACTGATCTGGCTTCTAGATTATTCTCAGCAGCACTTTCCACCTCTCCTAACCCAGCACTGTTACATCTTTCACCTACATCTTCTGACCTCTCATGAATGACCTTGTTCTCTCCCTTATCTGCGCTGTTTCCTACACTTTCTACTTCACCCGTCATCTCT contains:
- the lrrfip1a gene encoding golgin subfamily A member 4 isoform X14, whose amino-acid sequence is MDFLTVAGQLQAEARLAAKRAARAEAREIRMKELERQQKEIYQVQKVSDDEERMSVGSRGSLRSDLDPAGAYGGASVGGSTHSLKKSKKKKKKHSRASNGYEDDYSIISSRSSRLSDESKASRPPRLDLQLGNYSSSDLYSTNSLPSSRLPSSTQNGSRPSLLCSDAPHSRSLRGSVYEDSLYSSARRFSGSSSRAPSEYSGFLGSNSRASSRASSARASPVEDSGSVASILRSAASGSSVIRSLDDISIPELPDVEERSDRDFLEKGSRTASTLSAATLASLGGTSSRRGSGDTALSVDTEASIREIKEIHELKDQIQDVEAKHMQSLKEVKDSLVEVEEKYRKAMVSNAQLDNEKSNLMYQVDTLKDSLMELEEQLCEARREFEAKAKDFEREKYAHSVLQFQFNEMKETLKQSEELLTEIRQLRMKQDGFVREISDLQETVEWKDKKIGALERQKEYSDAIRNERDELRDEVVQLKDVLKKHGIVLGADLTTNGEAGEGVLDGLANADSATRLAQDSQTPHAGGDGMLGKVKEAQLGGRDVEEVDSGAVLDKASVHLKKRQQGQTESLEEHDKTMIPGHPSEDHVSSQNSSRYCEITERQYPEKVRSDSTTSTDEVAPVDTGHSNGVESYACPHSITESDNRPVCHPEVQVVITGPEEEMTGEVESVGNSADKGENKVIHERSEDVGERCNSAGLGEVESAAENNLEARSVSEALVQEKSKDEVAYENLNAVQDAAQGDFKEGFENTESCVDGSIQIEDMLENAAESSALECHKNDSKDTAEWLETNHLSPEQGSEIEEFRDRDGAEKVLKSAKMGEFGDMKSGEDDEKCSSLAAKDPGSTEVPNMEQGPGTFAMDSKQLNGADQDKAQSGDSLTTGLPHPPTAQQSQQKAEEPPAQTATNTPQQDRSGASGKKKKKRKKKGKKGGVHESSSKECEKPDDDDGDMPESSVSTVEELVEQAEISSREHLTSEKGEKSETSTLPEGLEDDTMTNRENKPSLFEGERANNEAVEILAKTEKVKPLEGCPMSAAGADNADGFEKVEDTQLSGPASQVETQTRNDTEEVKEEQSPETQEAEAGKTGDPVAANEPNPKLENTDDLKGESALDQEVENAGKSESDLTTYIADCVNLGSAQEQSLEEMETGTDRNKVQPQGSQGTQEYVPSSLSIETEDLAAAPPETGTTEDIDSCEEAESLLQDEPTDPLNILEEKQPSVDNSVELEREEPENIAIPEEDPSVKAPSQESVENQGTQECVLLSPSSETEELAAAPSETGATEDLDSCKEAESLMQDELTDSPDFPGEKQPSIDNSVEQETEESENMAIPEEDASVNVPPEGSMGHGEESTEGGQGITEDGNCPGKEHCDDAEGLGTSSTETNSQDSGRESGESADQQQVDSMIDEGLSKEEEDTLVVEEKLDEVEPLPQEEVDNHKEEDENEEGESFEFEDDLEVSANLVSGGGTHEDEGAGSTPTEGGGEQEDGSKAEPQAGTDQNETQDNVEAHLTKSEEPRYEPDTAQVDKVQNETQPGEDVFEEGTCTTAAERNVTQRTASQETEESVSQTNEQNGRRDSSKSNKKGKGKGKEDCRMS
- the lrrfip1a gene encoding golgin subfamily A member 4 isoform X21; this translates as MSVGSRGSLRSDLDPAGAYGGASVGGSTHSLKKSKKKKKKHSRASNGYEDDYSIISSRSSRLSDESKASRPPRLDLQLGNYSSSDLYSTNSLPSSRLPSSTQNGSRPSLLCSDAPHSRSLRGSVYEDSLYSSARRFSGSSSRAPSEYSGFLGSNSRASSRASSARASPVEDSGSVASILRSAASGSSVIRSLDDISIPELPDVEERSDRDFLEKGSRTASTLSAATLASLGGTSSRRGSGDTALSVDTEASIREIKEIHELKDQIQDVEAKHMQSLKEVKDSLVEVEEKYRKAMVSNAQLDNEKSNLMYQVDTLKDSLMELEEQLCEARREFEAKAKDFEREKYAHSVLQFQFNEMKETLKQSEELLTEIRQLRMKQDGFVREISDLQETVEWKDKKIGALERQKEYSDAIRNERDELRDEVVQLKDVLKKHGIVLGADLTTNGEAGEGVLDGLANADSATRLAQDSQTPHAGGDGMLGKVKEAQLGGRDVEEVDSGAVLDKASVHLKKRQQGQTESLEEHDKTMIPGHPSEDHVSSQNSSRYCEITERQYPEKVRSDSTTSTDEVAPVDTGHSNGVESYACPHSITESDNRPVCHPEVQVVITGPEEEMTGEVESVGNSADKGENKVIHERSEDVGERCNSAGLGEVESAAENNLEARSVSEALVQEKSKDEVAYENLNAVQDAAQGDFKEGFENTESCVDGSIQIEDMLENAAESSALECHKNDSKDTAEWLETNHLSPEQGSEIEEFRDRDGAEKVLKSAKMGEFGDMKSGEDDEKCSSLAAKDPGSTEVPNMEQGPGTFAMDSKQLNGADQDKAQSGDSLTTGLPHPPTAQQSQQKAEEPPAQTATNTPQQDRSGASGKKKKKRKKKGKKGGVHESSSKECEKPDDDDGDMPESSVSTVEELVEQAEISSREHLTSEKGEKSETSTLPEGLEDDTMTNRENKPSLFEGERANNEAVEILAKTEKVKPLEGCPMSAAGADNADGFEKVEDTQLSGPASQVETQTRNDTEEVKEEQSPETQEAEAGKTGDPVAANEPNPKLENTDDLKGESALDQEVENAGKSESDLTTYIADCVNLGSAQEQSLEEMETGTDRNKVQPQGSQGTQEYVPSSLSIETEDLAAAPPETGTTEDIDSCEEAESLLQDEPTDPLNILEEKQPSVDNSVELEREEPENIAIPEEDPSVKAPSQESVENQGTQECVLLSPSSETEELAAAPSETGATEDLDSCKEAESLMQDELTDSPDFPGEKQPSIDNSVEQETEESENMAIPEEDASVNVPPEGSMGHGEESTEGGQGITEDGNCPGKEHCDDAEGLGTSSTETNSQDSGRESGESADQQQVDSMIDEGLSKEEEDTLVVEEKLDEVEPLPQEEVDNHKEEDENEEGESFEFEDDLEVSANLVSGGGTHEDEGAGSTPTEGGGEQEDGSKAEPQAGTDQNETQDNVEAHLTKSEEPRYEPDTAQVDKVQNETQPGEDVFEEGTCTTAAERNVTQRTASQETEESVSQTNEQNGRRDSSKSNKKGKGKGKEDCRMS
- the lrrfip1a gene encoding golgin subfamily A member 4 isoform X27, with translation MSVGSRGSLRGNYSSSDLYSTNSLPSSRLPSSTQNGSRPSLLCSDAPHSRSLRGSVYEDSLYSSARRFSGSSSRAPSEYSGFLGSNSRASSRASSARASPVEDSGSVASILRSAASGSSVIRSLDDISIPELPDVEERSDRDFLEKGSRTASTLSAATLASLGGTSSRRGSGDTALSVDTEASIREIKEIHELKDQIQDVEAKHMQSLKEVKDSLVEVEEKYRKAMVSNAQLDNEKSNLMYQVDTLKDSLMELEEQLCEARREFEAKAKDFEREKYAHSVLQFQFNEMKETLKQSEELLTEIRQLRMKQDGFVREISDLQETVEWKDKKIGALERQKEYSDAIRNERDELRDEVVQLKDVLKKHGIVLGADLTTNGEAGEGVLDGLANADSATRLAQDSQTPHAGGDGMLGKVKEAQLGGRDVEEVDSGAVLDKASVHLKKRQQGQTESLEEHDKTMIPGHPSEDHVSSQNSSRYCEITERQYPEKVRSDSTTSTDEVAPVDTGHSNGVESYACPHSITESDNRPVCHPEVQVVITGPEEEMTGEVESVGNSADKGENKVIHERSEDVGERCNSAGLGEVESAAENNLEARSVSEALVQEKSKDEVAYENLNAVQDAAQGDFKEGFENTESCVDGSIQIEDMLENAAESSALECHKNDSKDTAEWLETNHLSPEQGSEIEEFRDRDGAEKVLKSAKMGEFGDMKSGEDDEKCSSLAAKDPGSTEVPNMEQGPGTFAMDSKQLNGADQDKAQSGDSLTTGLPHPPTAQQSQQKAEEPPAQTATNTPQQDRSGASGKKKKKRKKKGKKGGVHESSSKECEKPDDDDGDMPESSVSTVEELVEQAEISSREHLTSEKGEKSETSTLPEGLEDDTMTNRENKPSLFEGERANNEAVEILAKTEKVKPLEGCPMSAAGADNADGFEKVEDTQLSGPASQVETQTRNDTEEVKEEQSPETQEAEAGKTGDPVAANEPNPKLENTDDLKGESALDQEVENAGKSESDLTTYIADCVNLGSAQEQSLEEMETGTDRNKVQPQGSQGTQEYVPSSLSIETEDLAAAPPETGTTEDIDSCEEAESLLQDEPTDPLNILEEKQPSVDNSVELEREEPENIAIPEEDPSVKAPSQESVENQGTQECVLLSPSSETEELAAAPSETGATEDLDSCKEAESLMQDELTDSPDFPGEKQPSIDNSVEQETEESENMAIPEEDASVNVPPEGSMGHGEESTEGGQGITEDGNCPGKEHCDDAEGLGTSSTETNSQDSGRESGESADQQQVDSMIDEGLSKEEEDTLVVEEKLDEVEPLPQEEVDNHKEEDENEEGESFEFEDDLEVSANLVSGGGTHEDEGAGSTPTEGGGEQEDGSKAEPQAGTDQNETQDNVEAHLTKSEEPRYEPDTAQVDKVQNETQPGEDVFEEGTCTTAAERNVTQRTASQETEESVSQTNEQNGRRDSSKSNKKGKGKGKEDCRMS
- the lrrfip1a gene encoding golgin subfamily A member 4 isoform X33, coding for MSVGSRGSLRPSEYSGFLGSNSRASSRASSARASPVEDSGSVASILRSAASGSSVIRSLDDISIPELPDVEERSDRDFLEKGSRTASTLSAATLASLGGTSSRRGSGDTALSVDTEASIREIKEIHELKDQIQDVEAKHMQSLKEVKDSLVEVEEKYRKAMVSNAQLDNEKSNLMYQVDTLKDSLMELEEQLCEARREFEAKAKDFEREKYAHSVLQFQFNEMKETLKQSEELLTEIRQLRMKQDGFVREISDLQETVEWKDKKIGALERQKEYSDAIRNERDELRDEVVQLKDVLKKHGIVLGADLTTNGEAGEGVLDGLANADSATRLAQDSQTPHAGGDGMLGKVKEAQLGGRDVEEVDSGAVLDKASVHLKKRQQGQTESLEEHDKTMIPGHPSEDHVSSQNSSRYCEITERQYPEKVRSDSTTSTDEVAPVDTGHSNGVESYACPHSITESDNRPVCHPEVQVVITGPEEEMTGEVESVGNSADKGENKVIHERSEDVGERCNSAGLGEVESAAENNLEARSVSEALVQEKSKDEVAYENLNAVQDAAQGDFKEGFENTESCVDGSIQIEDMLENAAESSALECHKNDSKDTAEWLETNHLSPEQGSEIEEFRDRDGAEKVLKSAKMGEFGDMKSGEDDEKCSSLAAKDPGSTEVPNMEQGPGTFAMDSKQLNGADQDKAQSGDSLTTGLPHPPTAQQSQQKAEEPPAQTATNTPQQDRSGASGKKKKKRKKKGKKGGVHESSSKECEKPDDDDGDMPESSVSTVEELVEQAEISSREHLTSEKGEKSETSTLPEGLEDDTMTNRENKPSLFEGERANNEAVEILAKTEKVKPLEGCPMSAAGADNADGFEKVEDTQLSGPASQVETQTRNDTEEVKEEQSPETQEAEAGKTGDPVAANEPNPKLENTDDLKGESALDQEVENAGKSESDLTTYIADCVNLGSAQEQSLEEMETGTDRNKVQPQGSQGTQEYVPSSLSIETEDLAAAPPETGTTEDIDSCEEAESLLQDEPTDPLNILEEKQPSVDNSVELEREEPENIAIPEEDPSVKAPSQESVENQGTQECVLLSPSSETEELAAAPSETGATEDLDSCKEAESLMQDELTDSPDFPGEKQPSIDNSVEQETEESENMAIPEEDASVNVPPEGSMGHGEESTEGGQGITEDGNCPGKEHCDDAEGLGTSSTETNSQDSGRESGESADQQQVDSMIDEGLSKEEEDTLVVEEKLDEVEPLPQEEVDNHKEEDENEEGESFEFEDDLEVSANLVSGGGTHEDEGAGSTPTEGGGEQEDGSKAEPQAGTDQNETQDNVEAHLTKSEEPRYEPDTAQVDKVQNETQPGEDVFEEGTCTTAAERNVTQRTASQETEESVSQTNEQNGRRDSSKSNKKGKGKGKEDCRMS